A part of Rhipicephalus microplus isolate Deutch F79 chromosome 8, USDA_Rmic, whole genome shotgun sequence genomic DNA contains:
- the LOC142768421 gene encoding uncharacterized protein LOC142768421, whose product MGAMSAAAVLGMTVLLSFTACSRANVDVDEHIDDKLLNTLIKTRDSRSFLSDLIFKIQLLLNDTDDPQQHTTLATPKSAAIHWSIEVMAPSTGEMSLGSSATVSGSPSSDGNSGSSNKSKNSSTSSSSSVLSSVRQQQPQKQSQKESRKLSEPLLSPQQQESLLMNVSLESLLSLPGNMTMDAMQIFNQTGFMSNETIVDVAAEREARRKDALGPDASQRVATLGVIICLTFVGTATCIVIMALYSSKFSGVILLSNGRWWCPMVTRGNGVERQLLV is encoded by the coding sequence ATGGGCGCGATGTCAGCGGCGGCTGTCCTGGGCATGACCGTGCTGCTATCTTTCACCGCTTGCAGCCGGGCCAACGTGGACGTCGACGAGCACATCGACGACAAGTTGCTCAACACCCTAATCAAGACCAGGGACAGCCGGTCTTTCCTCAGTGACCTCATCTTCAAGATACAGCTGCTGCTAAACGACACGGACGATCCGCAGCAGCACACCACTCTTGCTACGCCCAAGAGTGCCGCCATACACTGGTCCATCGAAGTTATGGCGCCGAGCACAGGAGAGATGAGCCTGGGATCTTCGGCCACGGTGAGTGGTAGCCCCAGCAGCGATGGCAACAGTGGCAGCAGCAACAAGAGCAaaaacagcagcaccagcagcagcagcagtgtgcTGAGTTCCGTGCGTCAGCAGCAGCCCCAGAAGCAGTCCCAGAAAGAGTCTCGGAAGCTGTCTGAGCCGCTACTGTCCCCTCAGCAACAGGAATCGCTGCTGATGAACGTCTCATTGGAGTCGCTTCTGTCGTTGCCGGGCAACATGACAATGGACGCGATGCAGATCTTCAACCAGACGGGCTTCATGAGCAACGAGACGATTGTGGACGTGGCAGCCGAGAGAGAGGCCAGAAGGAAGGACGCCTTGGGGCCGGACGCCAGCCAGCGGGTGGCCACGCTGGGCGTCATCATTTGCCTGACGTTCGTGGGCACGGCCACCTGTATCGTGATCatggcgctgtactcgtccaagTTCAGTGGCGTCATTCTGCTCAGCAACGGCCGCTGGTGGTGTCCCATGGTTACCCGCGGCAATGGTGTCGAACGCCAACTGCTTGTGTAG